A window of Cottoperca gobio chromosome 16, fCotGob3.1, whole genome shotgun sequence contains these coding sequences:
- the gdf6a gene encoding growth/differentiation factor 6-A — protein sequence MDASRFVTLYLGLLLVFLGNIPCFQSAAIISPSAPRRNRGARISHRDGQRSSKTLKDIFASTHPIVGHHKEAAIVPHEYMLSIYRTYSAAEKLGLNASFFRSSKSANTITSFVDRGTDDLLHSPLRRQKYLFDVSTLSDKEELVGAELRIFRRGPGDLQTSLQTTGLYDIQLYPCRSDRLLDSRSLDPLDSTKAGWEVLDAWEMFKAHQHHYHHPHHHQQQHHYQQGGQLCFQLRVTLRKSNTEVDLRQLGLGRSGRSQQEKAILVAYTRSKKRENLFNEMKEKIKSRGEKEEVAAAVEEEGVSLRGVKGDGPRRRRRTALSNRHGKRHGKKSKSRCSKKALHVNFKELGWDDWIIAPLDYEAYHCEGVCDFPLRSHLEPTNHAIIQTLMNSMDPNSTPPSCCVPTKLSPISILYIDSGNNVVYKQYEDMVVEQCGCR from the exons ATGGACGCATCTCGATTCGTGACGCTATATCTGGGCCTGCTACTTGTTTTCCTTGGGAATATACCGTGTTTCCAGTCTGCTGCTATCATCTCTCCCTCTGCGCCGAGGAGAAACAGGGGAGCCCGGATCTCTCATCGGGACGGACAAAGGTCATCCAAAACCCTAAAAGACATCTTCGCGTCTACGCACCCCATCGTGGGCCATCACAAAGAAGCCGCTATTGTGCCGCATGAATACATGCTCTCCATATACAGGACATACTCGGCTGCAGAGAAGCTCGGACTAAACGCAAGCTTTTTCCGCTCATCGAAATCGGCCAACACCATAACAAGTTTTGTGGACAGAGGAACAG ACGATCTTTTGCACTCTCCTCTGCGAAGACAAAAGTATCTGTTTGATGTCTCAACCCTTTCAGACAAAGAGGAGCTGGTCGGGGCGGAATTAAGGATATTCCGGAGAGGGCCCGGGGATTTGCAGACTTCCCTGCAGACGACGGGCCTCTACGACATCCAGCTGTACCCCTGCCGCTCGGACAGACTGCTGGACTCCAGGTCTCTGGACCCGCTGGACTCCACCAAAGCCGGCTGGGAAGTTTTGGACGCGTGGGAAATGTTTAAAGCACACCAGCATCACTATCATCACCCCCAccatcatcagcagcagcatcactaCCAGCAGGGGGGCCAGCTCTGCTTCCAGCTCCGCGTCACTTTGCGCAAATCAAACACCGAGGTGGACCTGAGGCAGCTGGGGCTGGGCAGGAGCGGACGGTCCCAGCAGGAGAAGGCCATCCTGGTGGCCTACACGCGCTCCAAGAAAAGGGAGAACCTGTTCAAcgagatgaaggagaagatcAAGTCGCGCGGCGAGAAGGAGGAGGTGGCGGCGGCggtggaggaagagggggtGTCGCTGAGGGGGGTTAAAGGAGACGGGCCCCGGCGGCGGCGGAGGACCGCGCTGAGCAACCGGCACGGGAAGAGGCACGGCAAGAAATCCAAATCCAGGTGCAGCAAAAAGGCGCTGCACGTGAATTTCAAAGAGCTGGGCTGGGACGACTGGATCATTGCGCCTCTGGATTACGAGGCGTACCACTGCGAGGGGGTGTGCGATTTCCCCCTGAGGTCGCACCTCGAGCCAACCAACCACGCCATCATACAGACGCTCATGAACTCCATGGACCCCAACAGCACCCCACCCAGCTGCTGCGTCCCCACCAAACTCAGCCCCATCAGCATCCTGTACATAGACTCGGGCAATAACGTGGTGTACAAACAGTACGAGGACATGGTGGTGGAGCAGTGTGGGTGCAGGTAG